One window of the Ammospiza caudacuta isolate bAmmCau1 chromosome 9, bAmmCau1.pri, whole genome shotgun sequence genome contains the following:
- the CCAR1 gene encoding cell division cycle and apoptosis regulator protein 1 isoform X2 — MAQFGGQKNPPWATQFTATAVSQPAALGVQQPSLLGASPTIYTQQTALAAAGLTTQSPANYQLSQSAALQQQAAAAAAALQQVKHPPRPALPELRPAKGPRRKGEWQMQYSQPQQTLYSVQQQPAVALPTSLSLSTPQPAAQITVSYPAPRSSQQQTQPQKQRVFTGVVTKLHDTFGFVDEDVFFQLSAVKGKTPQVGDRVLVEATYNPNMPFKWNAQRIQTLPNQNQSQAQPLLKTPPAVLQPLAQQTFGVQAQPQPQSLLQAQISAASITPLLQTQPQPLLQQPQQKGGLLQPPVRLVSQPQPARRLDPPSRFSGRNDRGGDPMPNRKDDRSRERERERRRSRERSPQRKRSRERSPRRDRERSPRRPRRVLPRYTVQFSKFSLDCRSCDMMELRRRYQNLYIPSDFFDAQFTWVDAFPMSRPFQLGNYCNFYVMHREVDPIDKNAAVLDPPDADHLYSAKVMLMASPSMEDLYHKSCALAEDPQELRDGFQHPARLVKFLVGMKGKDEAMAIGGHWSPSLDGPDPEKDPSVLIKTAIRCCKALTGIDLSVCTQWYRFAEIRYHRPEETHKGRTVPAHVETVVLFFPDVWHCLPTRSEWETLSRGYKQQLVEKLQGERKEADGEQDEEEKDDGEAKEISTPTHWSKLDPKTMKVNDLRKELESRTLSSKGLKSQLIARLTKQLKVEEQKEEQKELEKSEKEEEEEEDRKSEDDKEEEERKRQEELERQRRERRYVLPDEPAIIVHPNWAAKSGKFDCSIMSLSVLLDYRLEDNKEHSFEVSLFAELFNEMLQRDFGVRIYKALISLPEREDKKDKKSKKDERKEKKEEKDDETDDPKPKRRKSGDDKDKKEERDEKKEFLFQREDKRKDDSKEEEETEEDNNQEEYDPMEAEEAEDEDEDRDEEEMNKREDRKEGNKHCKERASKDKEKDKTQMVTVNRDLLMAFVYFDQSHCGYLLEKDMEEILYTLGLHLSRAQVKKLLNKVVLRESCFYRRLTDTSKDEENQEESQELQEDMLGNRLLLPSPTVKQESKAVEENVGLIVYNGAMVDVGSLLQKLEKSERVRAEIEQKLQLLEEKTDEDEKTILQLENSNKSLSAELKEVKKDLGQLQENLKTSDDKKLQFEGQLNKTIKNLATVMDEIQSVLKQDVVKNEDKDQKSKENGANV; from the exons ATGGCTCAGTTTGGAGGACAGAAAAATCCCCCTTGGGCTACTCAGTTTACAGCCACGGCGGTGTCTCAGCCAG CTGCCCTGGGCGTGCAGCAGCCCTCGCTGCTGGGAGCCTCCCCGACCATCTACACGCAGCAGACGGCGCTGGCAGCCGCGGGGCTGACCACGCAGAGCCCCGCCAACTACCAGCTGAGCCAGAGCGCCGCGCTCCAGCAGCAGGCGGCAGCCGCGGCCGCGGCCCTGCAGCAGGTAAAGCACCCACCGCGGCCGGCGCTGCCCGAACTGCGGCCGGCTAAAGGACCCAGGAGGAAAGGAGAATGGCAAATG CAATATTCACAACCTCAGCAGACTCTCTATAGTGTACAACAACAG CCGGCGGTGGCGCTGCCCACCAGCCTGAGCCTGTCCACGCCGCAGCCGGCGGCGCAGATCACCGTGTCCTACCCCGCCCCGCGCTCCAGCCAGcagcaaacccagccccagAAGCAGCGGGTCTTCACGGGAGTGGTCACCAAGCTGCATGACACCTTCGGCTTTGTGGATGAAGATGTCTTTTTTCAGCTTAG CGCCGTCAAAGGCAAGACCCCTCAGGTGGGTGACAGGGTTCTGGTGGAAGCCACGTACAACCCCAACATGCCGTTCAAATGGAACGCCCAGAGGATCCAGACCCTGCCCAACCAG AACCAGAGCCAGGCGCAGCCGCTGCTGAAGACGCCGCCGGccgtgctgcagcccctggcccagcAGACCTTCGGAGTGCAGgcgcagccacagccacagtccctgctgcaggcacagatctctgcagcctccaTCACGCCCCTGCTCCAGACAcagcctcagcccctgctgcagcagccacagcagaaaG GCGGTTTGCTGCAGCCCCCAGTCCGTCTGGTttcacagccacagccagctcGAAGACTCGACCCACCATCCAGATTTTCTGGCAGGAATGACCGAGGTGGAGACCCCATGCCAAACCGAAAGGATGACAGGAG CCGagagcgggagcgggagcggcgccGGTCCCGGGAGAGGTCCCCGCAGAGGAAGCGCTCGCGGGAGCGATCGCCGCGGCGGGACCGGGAGCGCTccccgcgccgcccgcgccGCGTGCTGCCCCGCTACACCGTGCAGTTCTCCAAGTTCTCCCTGGACTG CCGTAGCTGTGACATGATGGAGCTGAGGAGGCGTTACCAGAACCTGTACATCCCCAGCGACTTCTTTGATGCTCAGTTCACGTGGGTGGATGCTTTCCCTATGTCTAGACCCTTTCAGCTGGGAAACTACTGCAATTTCTATGTAATGCATAGAGAAGTAGATCCTATAGATAAGAACGCTGCTGTCCTCGATCCACCTGATGCTGATCATCTCTACAGTGCTAAG GTGATGCTGATGGCCAGTCCCAGCATGGAAGATCTCTACCACAagtcctgtgctctggctgaggaTCCCCAAGAACTTCGGGATGGATTTCAGCATCCTGCTAGACTTGTAAAG TTTTTAGTGGGTATGAAAGGCAAGGATGAAGCTATGGCTATTGGAGGACACTGGTCCCCCTCACTGGACGGGCCTGACCCAGAAAAGGACCCCTCGGTGCTGATAAAGACGGCAATTCGCTGTTGCAAGGCTCTTACAGGGATTGACTTAAGTGTGTGCACGCAATG GTACCGTTTTGCAGAGATTCGCTACCATCGCCCTGAGGAGACCCACAAGGGGCGTACGGTTCCAGCTCATGTGGAGacagtggttttatttttcccgGATGTTTGGCATTGCCTTCCCACCCGCTCAGAGTGGGAAACCCTCTCCCGAGGATACAAGCAGCAGCTGGTCGAGAAGCTTCAGGGTGAACGCAAGGAGGCTGATGGAGAACAG GatgaagaggaaaaggatgaTGGGGAAGCTAAAGAGATCTCTACGCCTACACACTGGTCTAAACTTGATCCAAAAACAATGAAG GTGAATGACCTTCGCAAAGAGTTAGAGAGTCGAACCCTCAGCTCCAAGGGACTGAAATCCCAGCTGATAGCTCGGCTGACAAAGCAGCTCAAAGTAGAGGAGCAAAAAGAAGAGCAAAAGGAGCTAGAGAAGTCtgagaaagaagaggaagaggaggaggatagGAAATCTGAAGATGATAAAGAG gaggaggagaggaagcggcaggaggagctggagcggCAGCGGCGCGAGCGGCGCTACGTGCTGCCCGACGAGCCGGCCATCATCGTGCACCCCAACTGGGCGGCCAAGAGCGGCAAGTTCGACTGCAGCATCATGTCCCTGAGCGTGCTGCTGGACTACAGGCTGGAGGACAACAAGGAGCACTCCTTCGAG GTATCATTGTTTGCAGAACTCTTCAATGAAATGCTTCAGAGAGATTTTGGTGTCAGAATTTACAAAGCACTGATTTCTCTCCCAGAGAGAGAGgacaaaaaggacaaaaaaagcaaaaaagatgagagaaaagaaaagaaagaagaaaaagatgatGAAACAGATGATCCAAAacctaaaagaagaaaatctggaGACgataaagataaaaaagaagagagagatgAAAAGAAG GAATTTTTGTTCCAGAGGGAAGATAAAAGGAAAGATGATTctaaagaagaagaagaaacgGAAGAGGACAATAATCAAGAAGAATATGATCCAATGGAGGCAGAAGAGgctgaagatgaagatgaag aTCGGGACGAAGAGGAGATGAACAAACGGGAGGAcagaaaagagggaaataaaCATTGCAAAGAGAGGGCATCCAAAGATAAA GAGAAAGACAAGACCCAGATGGTGACTGTTAACAGGGATCTCCTGAtggcttttgtttattttgatcAAAGTCATTGTGGATACCTGCTGGAGAAGGACATGGAGGAGATCCTGTACACTCTTGGACTTCACCTGTCACGTGCTCAG GTCAAGAAGCTGCTCAATAAAGTAGTGCTTCGAGAATCTTGCTTTTACAGAAGACTAACAGACACTTCTAAAGATGAGGAAAACCAAGAGGAGTCCCAAGAGCTACAGGAAGATATGCTAG GGAaccggctgctgctgccatcccccACGGTGAAGCAGGAGAGCAAGGCTGTGGAGGAGAACGTGGGGCTCATCGTGTACAACGGGGCCATGGTGGACGTGGGCAGCCTCCTGCAGAAGCTGGAGAAGAGCGAAAGGGTGCGGGCAGAGATTGagcaaaagctgcagctgcTAGAGGAAAAAACAG ATGAGGATGAGAAAACTATTCTACAACTGGAGAATTCTAACAAAAGTCTCTCTGCGGAGCTGAAAGAAGTAAAAAAGGACCTTGGCCAACTGCAAGAAAATTTGAAAACCTCAGATGATAAAAAATTGCAATTTGAGGGTCAGCTGAATAAGACAATCAAAAATTTAGCTACTGTTATGGATGAAATACAGAGTGTTCTCAAACAG gATGTGGTGAAGAACGAAGATAAAGATCAGAAATCCAAAGAGAACGGAGCAAACGTATGA
- the CCAR1 gene encoding cell division cycle and apoptosis regulator protein 1 isoform X4 gives MAQFGGQKNPPWATQFTATAVSQPAALGVQQPSLLGASPTIYTQQTALAAAGLTTQSPANYQLSQSAALQQQAAAAAAALQQQYSQPQQTLYSVQQQLQQPQQTLLTQPAVALPTSLSLSTPQPAAQITVSYPAPRSSQQQTQPQKQRVFTGVVTKLHDTFGFVDEDVFFQLSAVKGKTPQVGDRVLVEATYNPNMPFKWNAQRIQTLPNQNQSQAQPLLKTPPAVLQPLAQQTFGVQAQPQPQSLLQAQISAASITPLLQTQPQPLLQQPQQKGGLLQPPVRLVSQPQPARRLDPPSRFSGRNDRGGDPMPNRKDDRSRERERERRRSRERSPQRKRSRERSPRRDRERSPRRPRRVLPRYTVQFSKFSLDCRSCDMMELRRRYQNLYIPSDFFDAQFTWVDAFPMSRPFQLGNYCNFYVMHREVDPIDKNAAVLDPPDADHLYSAKVMLMASPSMEDLYHKSCALAEDPQELRDGFQHPARLVKFLVGMKGKDEAMAIGGHWSPSLDGPDPEKDPSVLIKTAIRCCKALTGIDLSVCTQWYRFAEIRYHRPEETHKGRTVPAHVETVVLFFPDVWHCLPTRSEWETLSRGYKQQLVEKLQGERKEADGEQDEEEKDDGEAKEISTPTHWSKLDPKTMKVNDLRKELESRTLSSKGLKSQLIARLTKQLKVEEQKEEQKELEKSEKEEEEEEDRKSEDDKEEEERKRQEELERQRRERRYVLPDEPAIIVHPNWAAKSGKFDCSIMSLSVLLDYRLEDNKEHSFEVSLFAELFNEMLQRDFGVRIYKALISLPEREDKKDKKSKKDERKEKKEEKDDETDDPKPKRRKSGDDKDKKEERDEKKREDKRKDDSKEEEETEEDNNQEEYDPMEAEEAEDEDEDRDEEEMNKREDRKEGNKHCKERASKDKEKDKTQMVTVNRDLLMAFVYFDQSHCGYLLEKDMEEILYTLGLHLSRAQVKKLLNKVVLRESCFYRRLTDTSKDEENQEESQELQEDMLGNRLLLPSPTVKQESKAVEENVGLIVYNGAMVDVGSLLQKLEKSERVRAEIEQKLQLLEEKTDEDEKTILQLENSNKSLSAELKEVKKDLGQLQENLKTSDDKKLQFEGQLNKTIKNLATVMDEIQSVLKQDVVKNEDKDQKSKENGANV, from the exons ATGGCTCAGTTTGGAGGACAGAAAAATCCCCCTTGGGCTACTCAGTTTACAGCCACGGCGGTGTCTCAGCCAG CTGCCCTGGGCGTGCAGCAGCCCTCGCTGCTGGGAGCCTCCCCGACCATCTACACGCAGCAGACGGCGCTGGCAGCCGCGGGGCTGACCACGCAGAGCCCCGCCAACTACCAGCTGAGCCAGAGCGCCGCGCTCCAGCAGCAGGCGGCAGCCGCGGCCGCGGCCCTGCAGCAG CAATATTCACAACCTCAGCAGACTCTCTATAGTGTACAACAACAG ttgCAGCAACCTCAGCAGACCCTTTTAACTCAG CCGGCGGTGGCGCTGCCCACCAGCCTGAGCCTGTCCACGCCGCAGCCGGCGGCGCAGATCACCGTGTCCTACCCCGCCCCGCGCTCCAGCCAGcagcaaacccagccccagAAGCAGCGGGTCTTCACGGGAGTGGTCACCAAGCTGCATGACACCTTCGGCTTTGTGGATGAAGATGTCTTTTTTCAGCTTAG CGCCGTCAAAGGCAAGACCCCTCAGGTGGGTGACAGGGTTCTGGTGGAAGCCACGTACAACCCCAACATGCCGTTCAAATGGAACGCCCAGAGGATCCAGACCCTGCCCAACCAG AACCAGAGCCAGGCGCAGCCGCTGCTGAAGACGCCGCCGGccgtgctgcagcccctggcccagcAGACCTTCGGAGTGCAGgcgcagccacagccacagtccctgctgcaggcacagatctctgcagcctccaTCACGCCCCTGCTCCAGACAcagcctcagcccctgctgcagcagccacagcagaaaG GCGGTTTGCTGCAGCCCCCAGTCCGTCTGGTttcacagccacagccagctcGAAGACTCGACCCACCATCCAGATTTTCTGGCAGGAATGACCGAGGTGGAGACCCCATGCCAAACCGAAAGGATGACAGGAG CCGagagcgggagcgggagcggcgccGGTCCCGGGAGAGGTCCCCGCAGAGGAAGCGCTCGCGGGAGCGATCGCCGCGGCGGGACCGGGAGCGCTccccgcgccgcccgcgccGCGTGCTGCCCCGCTACACCGTGCAGTTCTCCAAGTTCTCCCTGGACTG CCGTAGCTGTGACATGATGGAGCTGAGGAGGCGTTACCAGAACCTGTACATCCCCAGCGACTTCTTTGATGCTCAGTTCACGTGGGTGGATGCTTTCCCTATGTCTAGACCCTTTCAGCTGGGAAACTACTGCAATTTCTATGTAATGCATAGAGAAGTAGATCCTATAGATAAGAACGCTGCTGTCCTCGATCCACCTGATGCTGATCATCTCTACAGTGCTAAG GTGATGCTGATGGCCAGTCCCAGCATGGAAGATCTCTACCACAagtcctgtgctctggctgaggaTCCCCAAGAACTTCGGGATGGATTTCAGCATCCTGCTAGACTTGTAAAG TTTTTAGTGGGTATGAAAGGCAAGGATGAAGCTATGGCTATTGGAGGACACTGGTCCCCCTCACTGGACGGGCCTGACCCAGAAAAGGACCCCTCGGTGCTGATAAAGACGGCAATTCGCTGTTGCAAGGCTCTTACAGGGATTGACTTAAGTGTGTGCACGCAATG GTACCGTTTTGCAGAGATTCGCTACCATCGCCCTGAGGAGACCCACAAGGGGCGTACGGTTCCAGCTCATGTGGAGacagtggttttatttttcccgGATGTTTGGCATTGCCTTCCCACCCGCTCAGAGTGGGAAACCCTCTCCCGAGGATACAAGCAGCAGCTGGTCGAGAAGCTTCAGGGTGAACGCAAGGAGGCTGATGGAGAACAG GatgaagaggaaaaggatgaTGGGGAAGCTAAAGAGATCTCTACGCCTACACACTGGTCTAAACTTGATCCAAAAACAATGAAG GTGAATGACCTTCGCAAAGAGTTAGAGAGTCGAACCCTCAGCTCCAAGGGACTGAAATCCCAGCTGATAGCTCGGCTGACAAAGCAGCTCAAAGTAGAGGAGCAAAAAGAAGAGCAAAAGGAGCTAGAGAAGTCtgagaaagaagaggaagaggaggaggatagGAAATCTGAAGATGATAAAGAG gaggaggagaggaagcggcaggaggagctggagcggCAGCGGCGCGAGCGGCGCTACGTGCTGCCCGACGAGCCGGCCATCATCGTGCACCCCAACTGGGCGGCCAAGAGCGGCAAGTTCGACTGCAGCATCATGTCCCTGAGCGTGCTGCTGGACTACAGGCTGGAGGACAACAAGGAGCACTCCTTCGAG GTATCATTGTTTGCAGAACTCTTCAATGAAATGCTTCAGAGAGATTTTGGTGTCAGAATTTACAAAGCACTGATTTCTCTCCCAGAGAGAGAGgacaaaaaggacaaaaaaagcaaaaaagatgagagaaaagaaaagaaagaagaaaaagatgatGAAACAGATGATCCAAAacctaaaagaagaaaatctggaGACgataaagataaaaaagaagagagagatgAAAAGAAG AGGGAAGATAAAAGGAAAGATGATTctaaagaagaagaagaaacgGAAGAGGACAATAATCAAGAAGAATATGATCCAATGGAGGCAGAAGAGgctgaagatgaagatgaag aTCGGGACGAAGAGGAGATGAACAAACGGGAGGAcagaaaagagggaaataaaCATTGCAAAGAGAGGGCATCCAAAGATAAA GAGAAAGACAAGACCCAGATGGTGACTGTTAACAGGGATCTCCTGAtggcttttgtttattttgatcAAAGTCATTGTGGATACCTGCTGGAGAAGGACATGGAGGAGATCCTGTACACTCTTGGACTTCACCTGTCACGTGCTCAG GTCAAGAAGCTGCTCAATAAAGTAGTGCTTCGAGAATCTTGCTTTTACAGAAGACTAACAGACACTTCTAAAGATGAGGAAAACCAAGAGGAGTCCCAAGAGCTACAGGAAGATATGCTAG GGAaccggctgctgctgccatcccccACGGTGAAGCAGGAGAGCAAGGCTGTGGAGGAGAACGTGGGGCTCATCGTGTACAACGGGGCCATGGTGGACGTGGGCAGCCTCCTGCAGAAGCTGGAGAAGAGCGAAAGGGTGCGGGCAGAGATTGagcaaaagctgcagctgcTAGAGGAAAAAACAG ATGAGGATGAGAAAACTATTCTACAACTGGAGAATTCTAACAAAAGTCTCTCTGCGGAGCTGAAAGAAGTAAAAAAGGACCTTGGCCAACTGCAAGAAAATTTGAAAACCTCAGATGATAAAAAATTGCAATTTGAGGGTCAGCTGAATAAGACAATCAAAAATTTAGCTACTGTTATGGATGAAATACAGAGTGTTCTCAAACAG gATGTGGTGAAGAACGAAGATAAAGATCAGAAATCCAAAGAGAACGGAGCAAACGTATGA